One genomic region from Nitrospinota bacterium encodes:
- a CDS encoding DUF2892 domain-containing protein yields the protein MLTNIHPIERGVRVVVGLALISLVFVGPQTAWGWLGIIPIVTGALGWCPPYQLLGINTCKMGRK from the coding sequence ATGTTAACGAACATTCACCCTATCGAGCGGGGCGTAAGGGTTGTTGTGGGTCTTGCGCTTATTTCGCTGGTTTTCGTGGGCCCTCAAACCGCCTGGGGCTGGCTTGGGATAATACCGATTGTCACCGGCGCGTTGGGCTGGTGCCCTCCTTACCAGTTGTTGGGGATCAACACTTGCAAAATGGGCCGGAAATAA
- a CDS encoding M23 family metallopeptidase, with protein MTKRLITLALVISGLFMASCAERADISKNVYNRGDSETGGLFTSNRTAKYHVVKRGDTLYSIAKRYGISVQTLKGQNGISDARSLDVGARLVITPGNKRAVENRPTLAMKDEGVEEVYYPVMEGKFIWPLRSVSIGSHFGIRHESKHDGIDLRAPKGEPIMAIADGKVIYAGWGPAGYGKIVILKHDRRTISVYAHNDENMVAEGQEVKQGETVAGVGRTGRATGYHCHFELRIDRKPVDPARYMPTLTSKNPQIATIATER; from the coding sequence ATGACTAAACGCCTTATCACCCTTGCGCTGGTCATATCGGGCCTGTTCATGGCCTCTTGCGCCGAACGGGCGGATATTTCCAAAAATGTGTACAACCGGGGAGACAGCGAAACCGGCGGCCTTTTCACCTCGAATAGAACCGCCAAATACCATGTGGTGAAACGGGGCGACACCCTTTACAGCATCGCCAAGCGTTATGGCATTTCCGTGCAGACGTTGAAGGGCCAAAACGGGATATCCGATGCGCGGTCACTTGATGTCGGCGCAAGGCTTGTCATAACCCCCGGCAATAAACGAGCGGTAGAAAACAGGCCCACGCTGGCCATGAAAGACGAGGGTGTTGAAGAAGTTTATTACCCCGTTATGGAAGGGAAATTCATATGGCCCTTGCGGTCAGTCTCCATAGGTTCGCATTTCGGCATCCGGCATGAATCCAAACATGACGGGATAGACCTGCGGGCGCCCAAAGGTGAGCCAATAATGGCCATTGCCGACGGTAAAGTGATATACGCCGGATGGGGCCCGGCAGGTTACGGGAAGATCGTCATTTTAAAGCATGACCGGCGCACCATATCGGTTTACGCCCATAACGACGAAAACATGGTGGCCGAAGGGCAAGAGGTAAAACAGGGCGAAACGGTGGCTGGCGTTGGCCGCACCGGCAGGGCCACGGGTTACCATTGCCATTTCGAGCTGAGGATAGACCGCAAACCGGTGGATCCGGCCCGGTACATGCCCACATTGACCAGCAAAAACCCGCAAATAGCCACCATCGCCACCGAACGTTAA
- a CDS encoding TIGR00725 family protein produces the protein MIGVIGASFCGPDTAEKAYEIGKLLAQRGAALVCGGLGGVMEAASKGASEAGGLVIGVLPGADTRGMNQYVRVPVITNMGHGRNVIIAHTAMGLVAVDGEYGTLSEIAVALKLGKPVAALGAWSGVKGVMPCATPGEAVENVFNRLGLR, from the coding sequence ATCATCGGTGTTATCGGGGCCTCTTTTTGCGGCCCGGATACAGCGGAAAAAGCTTACGAGATTGGTAAATTGCTGGCGCAACGGGGCGCCGCGCTGGTTTGCGGCGGCCTGGGTGGCGTGATGGAAGCCGCCTCCAAAGGCGCATCGGAAGCAGGCGGACTGGTGATAGGCGTTCTGCCCGGCGCGGATACGCGGGGGATGAACCAATATGTGCGTGTTCCCGTAATCACCAACATGGGGCACGGGCGAAACGTGATAATCGCCCACACCGCCATGGGTCTTGTGGCAGTGGATGGGGAGTATGGGACTTTGTCTGAGATAGCCGTGGCGCTGAAACTGGGAAAACCGGTGGCGGCGCTGGGCGCATGGAGCGGCGTTAAGGGCGTTATGCCCTGCGCAACCCCTGGGGAGGCTGTGGAAAACGTGTTTAACCGTCTTGGGCTTCGTTGA
- a CDS encoding rubrerythrin, protein MGDKSKRPVEELLLDILEEAIEEEKSSRARYLRGYELAVDEEAKKMFQRLAQDEEAHEHVLKERYYQIKKRLGLKVMKDL, encoded by the coding sequence ATGGGCGACAAGAGCAAAAGGCCGGTAGAGGAATTATTGCTGGATATCCTCGAAGAAGCCATTGAAGAGGAAAAAAGCTCCCGCGCCCGGTATCTTCGCGGATACGAACTGGCTGTGGACGAGGAAGCAAAGAAAATGTTCCAACGGCTGGCGCAGGATGAGGAAGCCCATGAGCATGTTTTAAAAGAACGGTACTACCAGATTAAAAAAAGGTTGGGCCTTAAGGTTATGAAAGACCTGTGA
- a CDS encoding deoxyguanosinetriphosphate triphosphohydrolase: protein MSGQESVEPGLAVYASKSAESRGRRHAEEEHPFRTRYMRDRDRVIHSSAFRRLEYKTQVFVYHEGDYYRTRLTHTIEVAQIARSMARALKLNEDLCEAIALSHDLGHPPFGHSGERALDTLMKHNGGFEHNAHALRIVDHIENRYPHFRGINLTWESREAIAKHSKRPANPEFEEFNGFKFPAMEAQLVDLADSIAYNSHDLDDGIASGLLIQESLDEVPLWRRFHEAAQRVPNMSPRLARHYVIRSIINAQVTDVLAATLNNVERMKISSPDDTRKAPAITVDFTPGMRSAHMELKKFLKERMYSHYRVIRMEEKAYNIVTGLFEKYHRRPEILPPQVSRHLDSEDKNRLICDYIAGMTDKHAMEEYQKLFDPMSKV from the coding sequence ATGAGCGGGCAAGAGTCTGTTGAACCGGGGCTGGCGGTTTACGCCTCTAAAAGCGCGGAAAGCCGTGGCCGGCGCCACGCCGAGGAAGAACACCCGTTCCGCACCCGCTACATGCGCGACCGCGACAGGGTGATCCACAGCTCCGCCTTCCGCAGGCTGGAGTATAAAACCCAGGTTTTCGTTTATCACGAGGGGGATTATTACCGCACCCGCCTGACCCACACCATCGAGGTGGCGCAGATAGCCCGGAGCATGGCTCGGGCGCTAAAACTGAACGAAGACCTTTGCGAGGCAATCGCCCTCTCCCACGATCTGGGGCACCCGCCCTTCGGCCATTCCGGCGAGCGGGCGCTGGACACGCTGATGAAACACAACGGCGGGTTTGAGCATAACGCCCATGCCCTGCGCATAGTGGACCATATCGAGAACCGGTATCCCCATTTTCGCGGGATAAACCTTACATGGGAAAGCCGCGAGGCCATCGCCAAACATTCCAAACGCCCGGCCAATCCGGAGTTTGAGGAGTTCAACGGTTTCAAGTTCCCCGCTATGGAGGCCCAGCTTGTGGACCTGGCCGATTCCATAGCCTATAACAGCCACGACCTGGACGACGGTATAGCTTCCGGTCTTCTGATCCAGGAGTCGCTGGACGAGGTTCCTTTATGGCGCAGGTTTCACGAGGCGGCCCAGCGTGTGCCGAACATGTCCCCCCGGTTGGCCCGGCATTACGTTATAAGAAGTATCATCAACGCGCAGGTGACAGATGTTCTTGCCGCCACGCTAAATAACGTGGAGCGGATGAAAATATCCTCCCCGGATGATACCCGGAAAGCCCCCGCCATTACGGTGGATTTTACGCCAGGGATGCGAAGCGCCCACATGGAGCTGAAAAAGTTCCTGAAGGAGCGCATGTACAGCCATTACCGGGTGATCCGTATGGAGGAGAAGGCGTACAACATCGTAACCGGACTATTCGAGAAATATCACCGGAGGCCGGAAATTTTGCCTCCCCAGGTAAGCCGCCACCTGGACAGCGAAGACAAAAACCGTTTGATCTGCGACTATATAGCCGGGATGACCGATAAACATGCCATGGAGGAATATCAGAAACTATTCGACCCCATGTCGAAAGTATGA
- a CDS encoding (2Fe-2S) ferredoxin domain-containing protein has product MPKPKYHVFICVNQRPEGHPRGSCAQKNAMGVWQKFADLLNQKNMYDKVMVTGARSCMGPCQNGPLVVVYPENVWYGNVTEADVAEIFENHFIQGKPVERLILPPEIFG; this is encoded by the coding sequence ATGCCGAAACCGAAGTATCACGTTTTCATTTGTGTAAACCAGCGGCCCGAGGGGCACCCCAGGGGAAGTTGCGCCCAGAAAAACGCCATGGGCGTGTGGCAGAAATTCGCCGACCTTCTCAACCAGAAAAACATGTACGACAAGGTGATGGTTACCGGCGCCCGCTCTTGCATGGGCCCGTGCCAAAACGGCCCGCTGGTGGTGGTTTACCCTGAAAACGTGTGGTACGGCAATGTGACCGAAGCGGACGTGGCCGAGATTTTCGAGAACCATTTCATCCAGGGCAAGCCGGTGGAAAGGCTGATTCTGCCCCCGGAGATTTTCGGATAA
- a CDS encoding sulfatase, whose translation MVTIPRLARRLAKALAITFLVVFTGWFAFYMIFALPNPARVDDPLEVLKDADTSPKQPLTVYKDLLFELDNAKVWAPSLPVGLGALGGVDFFAEYPFAKLANNAKTAVSMTQGKHAMFLRQMNALYMPTPAEVSYTLEIPEGATLRFSSSILSRLNEKELAPVTFTLTAQDAAGNKQTLFNDRRGPEPKFPWSENDELYRSFIKFIKIDSGWWNGKWHEHEVSLAHFAGKKVTLTFTAKSADNSLSHGFIGLPRIYTPAHNGKPNVIVVVLDTLRADFVGANNPEVAGLTPNMDRLAADGVNFNNVRSHGNWSRGSFASIFTGTVVPKFGYADRWSYLKEEKAVYNRRSIPSLAEEFRKNGYTTISVGNNPFVYDGGPVGLHLGFDEAIDIQRQPFDTEFVTTEGIRWLKVHRDERFFMMFTLNTAHSPFRPPVKYFLRGLTTQSRYLLNPQAMMFRGVAAYADDYLGKFLTALDKLGLSKNSIIVVTADHGIVIYRNGAFKAHPKGDYELITATHTHTLYEEEIRVPLIINGATDAKRGLTSNAQAGLFDLAPTLADLAGLNTKVKWDGQSLAPIMKGGDAPEGLKTRILTAEGEQVWSMVTPDGFKYLRRGLEMPRTLDGALKKPRSVREEVYDINADPAETQDLSQTNTELTVKLRERFDSEYPEHINIHKITARGVDKLKSIRLDISTTGRFVFLETAPAEGNPNLKTAVDESATNRRVVNLKGIGSHVRIFFEVEPFNAPVTIKTMDGDGNPLAEGSVNLGSMALPAPAGPVTVTAGKEHFFLGDPERLADERMKKDGVYIVNIPFRKWRADQAEGAKLDSELETLMRKWGYL comes from the coding sequence ATGGTGACCATTCCCCGCCTCGCCCGCCGCCTGGCCAAGGCGCTGGCGATTACATTTCTGGTGGTATTCACGGGGTGGTTCGCTTTCTACATGATATTCGCCTTGCCGAACCCCGCCAGGGTGGACGATCCGCTGGAGGTTTTGAAAGACGCGGACACTTCGCCAAAACAGCCATTGACAGTTTATAAGGACCTCCTCTTCGAACTGGACAACGCCAAGGTGTGGGCTCCCAGCCTTCCCGTGGGATTGGGAGCGTTGGGCGGAGTGGATTTTTTCGCCGAATACCCCTTCGCCAAACTTGCGAATAACGCTAAAACCGCCGTCAGCATGACCCAGGGCAAACACGCCATGTTCCTGCGGCAGATGAACGCCCTATACATGCCTACCCCGGCGGAAGTTTCATACACCCTCGAAATTCCCGAAGGCGCCACGCTTCGTTTCTCAAGCTCAATACTAAGCAGACTCAACGAAAAAGAGCTGGCGCCTGTGACTTTTACTTTGACTGCCCAGGATGCGGCGGGAAATAAACAAACGTTGTTCAATGACCGGCGCGGGCCGGAGCCAAAATTCCCCTGGAGCGAAAACGATGAGCTTTACCGCTCTTTTATTAAATTTATCAAGATAGATTCCGGCTGGTGGAACGGTAAATGGCACGAACACGAGGTTAGCCTGGCCCATTTCGCCGGTAAAAAGGTTACCCTCACTTTCACAGCCAAATCCGCGGATAACTCCCTGTCCCACGGTTTTATCGGCCTGCCGCGGATTTACACTCCAGCGCATAACGGCAAGCCGAACGTAATTGTGGTGGTATTGGACACTTTGCGGGCGGATTTTGTAGGCGCCAACAATCCGGAAGTGGCTGGCCTTACGCCTAACATGGACAGGCTGGCGGCGGATGGGGTGAATTTTAACAACGTCCGGTCCCACGGAAACTGGTCACGCGGGTCGTTCGCTTCCATTTTCACCGGAACGGTGGTTCCCAAGTTCGGATACGCCGACCGGTGGAGTTATCTGAAAGAGGAAAAAGCCGTTTATAACCGGCGTTCCATCCCTTCGCTGGCGGAGGAGTTCCGGAAAAACGGTTACACCACCATCTCTGTTGGGAACAACCCCTTCGTTTACGATGGCGGGCCCGTAGGGCTTCATTTGGGATTCGATGAGGCCATAGACATACAGCGCCAGCCTTTCGACACGGAGTTTGTCACCACCGAAGGCATAAGATGGCTTAAAGTCCACCGGGACGAGCGGTTCTTCATGATGTTCACGCTTAACACCGCCCACAGCCCTTTCCGCCCGCCGGTGAAATATTTCCTGCGCGGGCTAACTACGCAGTCCCGATATCTACTCAATCCCCAGGCCATGATGTTCCGGGGCGTGGCGGCCTATGCCGACGATTATCTTGGCAAATTCCTTACGGCGCTGGACAAGCTGGGGTTGTCGAAAAACTCCATAATTGTGGTAACGGCCGACCATGGCATTGTGATTTATCGTAACGGCGCGTTCAAGGCGCATCCCAAGGGGGATTATGAACTTATCACAGCCACCCACACCCATACCCTTTACGAAGAAGAGATCAGGGTTCCGTTGATCATTAATGGCGCCACTGACGCAAAGCGCGGTTTGACCAGCAACGCCCAGGCCGGGCTTTTTGATTTGGCTCCAACGCTTGCGGATTTGGCTGGCCTGAACACTAAAGTAAAGTGGGACGGCCAAAGCCTGGCCCCCATCATGAAAGGCGGCGACGCCCCGGAGGGTTTGAAAACCCGGATCCTTACCGCCGAAGGTGAGCAAGTGTGGAGCATGGTAACGCCGGACGGTTTTAAATATCTCCGGCGCGGGCTGGAAATGCCGCGAACTTTGGATGGGGCTTTAAAAAAACCCCGTTCCGTGCGTGAGGAAGTTTACGACATCAACGCCGATCCCGCTGAAACCCAAGACCTATCCCAAACCAATACCGAATTGACCGTTAAGTTGCGTGAGCGGTTCGACAGTGAATATCCCGAGCATATAAACATCCACAAGATTACAGCCCGGGGGGTGGACAAGCTAAAGAGTATCCGGCTGGACATATCCACCACCGGCAGGTTTGTGTTTCTGGAAACAGCCCCGGCGGAAGGCAACCCTAATTTGAAAACCGCAGTGGATGAAAGCGCAACCAACAGGCGCGTTGTAAATCTCAAAGGAATCGGTAGCCATGTGCGTATATTCTTCGAGGTGGAGCCGTTCAACGCCCCTGTAACTATAAAAACCATGGACGGCGATGGCAATCCGCTGGCGGAAGGTAGCGTAAACCTGGGTTCCATGGCGCTCCCCGCCCCTGCCGGCCCTGTAACCGTGACCGCCGGGAAAGAGCATTTCTTCCTGGGCGACCCGGAACGGCTGGCCGACGAGCGGATGAAAAAAGACGGCGTTTACATAGTGAACATACCGTTCCGCAAGTGGCGGGCCGATCAAGCCGAGGGAGCCAAGCTGGACTCGGAGCTGGAAACCCTCATGAGGAAGTGGGGTTATTTGTAA